A genomic stretch from Oreochromis aureus strain Israel breed Guangdong linkage group 17, ZZ_aureus, whole genome shotgun sequence includes:
- the LOC116320833 gene encoding histidine-rich glycoprotein-like isoform X1 has protein sequence MRTLRVLTLLSAAVLLCSAAPGLAPLTCSEGNGPAAADKAVHHINEYHDHGYKFRLHEVQGNSVEQVDGGCNVKLQLDLRETKCHTTNPKPFEDCEIREETARAVKANCTVLMTIKDGDATITKYECDTRQVNTNSEMVRICPDCPVLLPLNDSEGLKSVHEATTEFNKNTSNQHYYILKEVGRISSGYIMTSGMNYYAEFALVETHCPVGSRIVIEACTPLCPDRARHAFCKSSYSSENGLLSNDCDFYPAENTTALGPGEKEPDCRHHGRHRPHGHGHHHHHNGSGGRPPHAHDHGHGPPPPGGKGGRPPHSHGGPPPHAHDHGHGPPPHAHDHGHGPPPHAGKGGRPPHSHGGPPPHAHDHGHGPPPPGGKGKGSFHPLRRLHPCHGFLVNPDPALHPICPWPLPHRTHN, from the exons ATGAGGACGTTACGAGTCCTGACACTTCTTTCGGCAGCAGTCCTGCTTTGCAGCGCTGCCCCAGGTTTGGCGCCACTAACATGCAGTGAAGGTAACGGTCCGGCGGCAGCAGACAAGGCAGTGCATCACATCAATGAGTATCACGACCATGGCTACAAATTCAGACTGCATGAAGTTCAAGGAAACAGTGTGGAACAG GTTGATGGTGGATGTAATGTAAAGTTGCAGCTGGATCTTCGGGAGACAAAATGCCACACTACCAACCCGAAACCCTTTGAGGACTGTGAAATCCGTGAAGAGACAGCGCGG gcAGTGAAGGCCAACTGCACTGTGTTGATGACTATAAAAGATGGTGATGCCACCATAACCAAATATGAATGTGACACACGACAAG TAAATACTAACTCGGAGATGGTACGCATCTGCCCTGACTGTCCCGTGCTGCTGCCTCTCAACGACTCTGAAGGTCTCAAGTCTGTTCATGAAGCAACAACAGAATTCAACAAGAACACCAGTAACCAGCACTACTACATCTTGAAGGAAGTGGGACGGATATCATCTGGG taTATAATGACATCTGGAATGAACTACTATGCTGAGTTTGCCCTTGTGGAGACTCATTGCCCAGTGGGCTCTAGAATCGTAATTGAGGCATGCACTCCGCTCTGTCCTGACAGAGCT CGTCATGCTTTCTGCAAGTCATCTTACTCCAGTGAAAATGGACTCCTGTCCAATGACTGTGATTTCTATCCTGCAGag AACACTACTGCCCTTGGGCCTGGTGAGAAGGAGCCTGACTGTAGACATCATGGAAGACACCGTCCACATGGTCATGGTCACCATCACCATCATAATGGAAGTGGAGGACGCCCTCCACATGCTCACGACCATGGTCATggccctcctcctcctggtggCAAAGGAGGACGCCCTCCTCATAGTCATGGTGGCCCCCCTCCACATGCTCACGACCATGGTCATGGCCCCCCTCCACATGCTCACGACCATGGTCATGGCCCTCCTCCCCATGCTGGCAAAGGAGGACGCCCTCCTCATAGTCATGGTGGCCCCCCTCCACATGCTCACGACCATGGTCATggccctcctcctcctggtggCAAGGGTAAAGGGTCATTTCATCCCCTACGGCGCCTTCATCCATGTCATGGATTCCTAGTCAATCCTGACCCAGCTCTCCACCCTATTTGCCCCTGGCCTCTTCCTCACCGCACACACAACTAA
- the LOC116320833 gene encoding histidine-rich glycoprotein-like isoform X2: MRTLRVLTLLSAAVLLCSAAPGLAPLTCSEGNGPAAADKAVHHINEYHDHGYKFRLHEVQGNSVEQVDGGCNVKLQLDLRETKCHTTNPKPFEDCEIREETARAVKANCTVLMTIKDGDATITKYECDTRQVNTNSEMVRICPDCPVLLPLNDSEGLKSVHEATTEFNKNTSNQHYYILKEVGRISSGYIMTSGMNYYAEFALVETHCPVGSRIVIEACTPLCPDRARHAFCKSSYSSENGLLSNDCDFYPAENTTALGPGEKEPDCRHHGRHRPHGHGHHHHHNGSGGRPPHAHDHGHGPPPHAGKGGRPPHSHGGPPPHAHDHGHGPPPPGGKGKGSFHPLRRLHPCHGFLVNPDPALHPICPWPLPHRTHN; encoded by the exons ATGAGGACGTTACGAGTCCTGACACTTCTTTCGGCAGCAGTCCTGCTTTGCAGCGCTGCCCCAGGTTTGGCGCCACTAACATGCAGTGAAGGTAACGGTCCGGCGGCAGCAGACAAGGCAGTGCATCACATCAATGAGTATCACGACCATGGCTACAAATTCAGACTGCATGAAGTTCAAGGAAACAGTGTGGAACAG GTTGATGGTGGATGTAATGTAAAGTTGCAGCTGGATCTTCGGGAGACAAAATGCCACACTACCAACCCGAAACCCTTTGAGGACTGTGAAATCCGTGAAGAGACAGCGCGG gcAGTGAAGGCCAACTGCACTGTGTTGATGACTATAAAAGATGGTGATGCCACCATAACCAAATATGAATGTGACACACGACAAG TAAATACTAACTCGGAGATGGTACGCATCTGCCCTGACTGTCCCGTGCTGCTGCCTCTCAACGACTCTGAAGGTCTCAAGTCTGTTCATGAAGCAACAACAGAATTCAACAAGAACACCAGTAACCAGCACTACTACATCTTGAAGGAAGTGGGACGGATATCATCTGGG taTATAATGACATCTGGAATGAACTACTATGCTGAGTTTGCCCTTGTGGAGACTCATTGCCCAGTGGGCTCTAGAATCGTAATTGAGGCATGCACTCCGCTCTGTCCTGACAGAGCT CGTCATGCTTTCTGCAAGTCATCTTACTCCAGTGAAAATGGACTCCTGTCCAATGACTGTGATTTCTATCCTGCAGag AACACTACTGCCCTTGGGCCTGGTGAGAAGGAGCCTGACTGTAGACATCATGGAAGACACCGTCCACATGGTCATGGTCACCATCACCATCATAATGGAAGTGGAGGACGCCCTCCAC ATGCTCACGACCATGGTCATGGCCCTCCTCCCCATGCTGGCAAAGGAGGACGCCCTCCTCATAGTCATGGTGGCCCCCCTCCACATGCTCACGACCATGGTCATggccctcctcctcctggtggCAAGGGTAAAGGGTCATTTCATCCCCTACGGCGCCTTCATCCATGTCATGGATTCCTAGTCAATCCTGACCCAGCTCTCCACCCTATTTGCCCCTGGCCTCTTCCTCACCGCACACACAACTAA